The following proteins come from a genomic window of Sphaerisporangium rubeum:
- a CDS encoding DUF397 domain-containing protein has translation MDLSDELKNATWRKATKSGPNQGDCLEVAPLSEGRVGLRDTEAPEKTPFVVTASVWDAFIDGAKKGEFDF, from the coding sequence ATGGACCTGAGTGACGAACTGAAGAACGCCACCTGGCGCAAAGCCACCAAGAGCGGCCCCAACCAGGGTGACTGCCTCGAAGTGGCTCCCCTGTCCGAGGGCCGGGTAGGGCTCCGGGACACCGAAGCCCCAGAGAAGACCCCCTTCGTAGTGACCGCAAGCGTCTGGGACGCCTTCATCGACGGCGCCAAAAAAGGCGAGTTCGACTTCTGA
- a CDS encoding ATP-binding protein, protein MTGTQEDDLRTVCWDLPDDLSVVGKARAMVREVVTGWGLSELADDILLVVGELLANAFTHGRSPVRLSLWFTARDFCVRVTDHGAESPRRLELDPEAVHGRGLTIVRALTHGTGVTPLPDGGGKTVWCRWDLPVRTADVPDGG, encoded by the coding sequence ATGACCGGGACGCAAGAAGACGATCTTCGTACCGTCTGCTGGGATCTGCCTGACGATCTTTCGGTGGTCGGGAAGGCTCGCGCCATGGTGAGGGAGGTCGTCACCGGGTGGGGGCTGTCCGAGCTCGCCGACGACATTCTGCTTGTCGTGGGGGAGTTGCTCGCGAACGCGTTCACTCACGGCCGGTCGCCGGTGAGGCTGTCACTGTGGTTCACGGCTCGGGACTTTTGTGTCCGTGTCACCGACCACGGTGCGGAGTCGCCTCGCCGGCTTGAGCTCGACCCTGAGGCCGTGCACGGCAGGGGGCTGACCATTGTGCGAGCACTCACGCACGGGACCGGGGTCACGCCGCTTCCTGACGGTGGCGGCAAGACGGTCTGGTGCCGGTGGGATCTGCCGGTGCGGACGGCGGACGTCCCGGACGGTGGGTGA
- a CDS encoding ArsR family transcriptional regulator: MGTSAPDLLPIFRSRFQADLLTRVYLSPEREFSITELSALLDHPISTTQREVDRLVVAGLVTEHRVGRTRLIRANTGTAVYRPLAQLLAASFGPPAIIADEFAAVKDIHALKIFGSWAARYHGHPGPQPVDIDLLVIGSPLRGDVYDAAERAEHRLGLSVNAVIRTVMSWQSSADGLIQQIKGSPVLDVATPPGPEAQSALDSR; the protein is encoded by the coding sequence GTGGGAACGTCAGCACCCGACCTACTGCCCATCTTCCGATCCCGGTTCCAAGCCGATCTGCTGACCAGGGTCTATCTCTCCCCTGAACGCGAATTCTCGATCACCGAGCTGTCCGCACTGCTCGACCACCCGATCAGTACGACGCAGCGCGAGGTGGACCGGCTGGTGGTGGCCGGCCTCGTCACCGAACATCGGGTCGGTCGTACCAGGCTGATCCGCGCCAACACCGGCACGGCCGTCTACCGTCCACTGGCCCAACTGCTCGCCGCGTCGTTCGGCCCTCCGGCGATCATCGCCGACGAGTTCGCCGCCGTGAAGGACATCCACGCACTCAAGATCTTCGGCTCCTGGGCCGCTCGCTACCACGGCCACCCCGGCCCCCAGCCCGTCGACATCGACCTTCTTGTCATAGGCTCCCCCCTTCGCGGAGACGTCTACGACGCCGCCGAGCGCGCAGAGCACCGTCTGGGACTTTCCGTGAACGCTGTGATACGTACAGTCATGTCGTGGCAGTCTTCTGCTGACGGCCTGATCCAGCAGATCAAGGGATCCCCCGTCCTCGACGTAGCGACTCCCCCCGGCCCGGAGGCCCAAAGTGCGCTGGACTCTCGGTGA
- a CDS encoding GNAT family N-acetyltransferase, translating into MTGIRPMATGELDAVAGLAWSALSLDAGEAGALVTHLAAPPPDRDWAALVTPDMDGVAFVSTSATTPGAGHVDLLAVHPAARGHGLGKALVHAAEDWLHDRDVHEVRLAGNPPCYAWPGVDVRYTPAVCLAESLGYQRYRTAWNMTVDLTALPTAQEPDLARLAEAGVELHSAHDPGDRASVAGFVRDHWNDSWAWEVEQSTGCHYAVRDGEILGFAAWGTRPGWFGPMGTAEQSRGLGVGRVLLRRCLNDQAATGQREAQIAWVGPIHFYARAIGARVERVFWSFRRSLTDPGLPETEES; encoded by the coding sequence GTGACCGGTATCCGTCCCATGGCGACCGGCGAGCTCGACGCGGTCGCCGGGCTCGCCTGGTCGGCCCTGAGCCTGGACGCCGGCGAGGCCGGGGCCCTGGTCACCCACCTCGCCGCGCCACCGCCGGACCGGGACTGGGCCGCGCTCGTGACCCCGGACATGGACGGCGTGGCGTTCGTCTCGACCTCCGCCACGACCCCCGGCGCCGGCCACGTGGACCTGCTCGCCGTCCACCCCGCCGCACGCGGCCACGGCCTCGGCAAGGCCCTCGTCCACGCCGCCGAGGACTGGCTGCACGACCGCGACGTCCACGAGGTACGCCTCGCCGGCAACCCGCCGTGCTACGCCTGGCCCGGTGTCGACGTCCGCTACACCCCCGCCGTCTGCCTCGCCGAAAGCCTCGGCTACCAGCGGTACCGCACCGCGTGGAACATGACCGTGGACCTCACCGCGCTCCCCACCGCGCAGGAACCCGACCTGGCCCGCCTCGCCGAGGCCGGGGTGGAACTGCACTCCGCGCACGACCCCGGCGACCGCGCGTCGGTGGCCGGCTTCGTCCGCGACCACTGGAACGACTCCTGGGCCTGGGAGGTCGAACAGTCCACCGGCTGCCACTACGCCGTACGCGACGGCGAGATCCTCGGCTTCGCCGCCTGGGGCACCCGTCCCGGCTGGTTCGGCCCCATGGGGACCGCCGAACAGTCCCGCGGCCTCGGCGTGGGCCGCGTCCTGCTGCGCCGCTGCCTCAACGACCAGGCTGCCACCGGCCAGCGGGAGGCCCAGATCGCCTGGGTCGGCCCCATTCACTTCTACGCCAGGGCCATCGGCGCACGCGTCGAACGCGTCTTCTGGTCGTTCCGCCGTTCCCTGACCGACCCCGGCCTCCCGGAAACCGAGGAGTCATGA
- a CDS encoding oligopeptide/dipeptide ABC transporter ATP-binding protein, with product MISGTGITKTYRRKGDHTGPQTVPALRGVDFTVPKGGAVSFIGESGCGKTTLGRIVAGLETYDSGDIVIGGVPMTPLRPRKREPYFRRIQLIHQDPYSALNPNRTIQQTLRAPLTLRARQTGRSGSWVDERAAELLALVGIDPGYVLPRYPHQLSGGMRQRVVIARALTVDPEMLVADESVSMIDVSMRLSILALLKDLRERLGVSLLFITHDIATARYIGDGSELYVLYRGQVVEQGPTETVITGPMHPYTQALLSAIPVLHGLERPGADRVVPTEALDERRPDTGCLFARRCPFSTQRCYDEHPELAHCLDPAHEHACFHPHRRQVIPLELHAGTPVHRGPADGGCGAAGTATGDATGAGSAGRVRTTA from the coding sequence GTGATCAGCGGAACCGGTATCACCAAGACCTACCGCCGCAAGGGCGACCACACCGGGCCGCAGACCGTGCCGGCGCTGCGCGGCGTCGACTTCACGGTGCCGAAAGGCGGCGCGGTGTCGTTCATCGGCGAGTCCGGGTGCGGCAAGACCACACTCGGCCGTATCGTCGCCGGTCTGGAGACGTACGACTCCGGCGACATCGTCATCGGCGGCGTGCCGATGACCCCGCTGCGTCCACGCAAACGGGAACCGTACTTCCGCCGTATCCAGCTCATCCACCAGGACCCCTACTCGGCGCTCAACCCCAACCGCACCATCCAGCAGACCCTGCGCGCGCCGCTCACCCTGCGCGCACGGCAGACCGGCCGCTCCGGGTCGTGGGTCGACGAGCGGGCCGCCGAACTGCTGGCCCTGGTCGGCATCGACCCCGGGTACGTGCTGCCGCGCTACCCGCACCAGCTCTCCGGCGGCATGCGCCAGCGGGTCGTCATCGCGCGGGCCCTCACCGTGGACCCCGAGATGCTCGTCGCCGACGAGTCCGTCTCCATGATCGACGTCTCCATGCGCCTGAGCATCCTCGCTCTGCTGAAGGACCTGCGCGAACGCCTCGGCGTCAGCCTGCTGTTCATCACGCACGACATCGCCACCGCGCGCTACATCGGCGACGGCAGCGAGCTGTACGTCCTGTACCGCGGCCAGGTCGTGGAACAGGGCCCCACCGAGACCGTCATCACCGGCCCCATGCACCCCTACACCCAGGCCCTGCTGTCGGCGATCCCCGTCCTGCACGGCCTGGAACGTCCGGGTGCCGACCGCGTCGTCCCCACCGAGGCCCTCGACGAACGCCGTCCCGACACCGGCTGCCTGTTCGCGCGCCGGTGCCCCTTCAGCACGCAGCGCTGCTACGACGAACACCCCGAACTGGCCCACTGCCTCGACCCGGCCCACGAACACGCCTGCTTCCACCCGCACCGCCGCCAGGTCATCCCCCTGGAACTTCACGCCGGCACCCCCGTCCACCGGGGACCCGCCGACGGGGGATGCGGCGCGGCCGGAACGGCGACCGGCGACGCGACCGGCGCGGGGAGCGCCGGCCGTGTGAGGACCACCGCGTGA
- the rox gene encoding rifampin monooxygenase, which yields MFDVIIAGGGPTGLMLAAELRLHGVHVLVLEKDLEPAKYVRSLGLHVRSIEVMDQRGLLDRFLAVGKRHPLGSIFAGLTKPSPGGLDTAHGYILGIPQPVTERLLTEHAVEAGAEIRRGSELTGLTQDDDGVTAELADGTRLRCRYLVGCDGGRSTVRKLLGVPFPGEPSTADTLLGEMELTAPLETIAAVGAEVRKTQFRFGAMPLGDGVYRVLVPAESVAEDRAVPPTLEEFRQQLRAYGGTDFGAHSPRWLSRFGDATRQAERYRTGRVFLAGDAAHIHPPTGGQGLNLGIQDAFNLGWKLAAEINGWAPDDLLDTYHAERHPVAADVLDNTRAQMALLATTPAAQSLRRLLSELLDFDEVNRHLIEKITAINISYDFGEGHPLLGRRLRDLELKHSRLYDLTHKGRGLLLDQTGTLSVAGWQDRVDHVTDTSEELDTPAVLLRPDGHVAWTGDDQQDLLTHLPRWFGTPTA from the coding sequence ATGTTCGACGTGATCATTGCCGGAGGCGGTCCGACCGGCTTGATGCTGGCCGCCGAATTGCGGCTGCACGGCGTGCACGTGCTGGTCCTGGAGAAGGACCTGGAGCCGGCCAAGTACGTCCGTTCCCTCGGCCTGCACGTGCGCAGCATCGAGGTGATGGACCAGCGCGGCCTGCTGGACCGCTTCCTCGCGGTCGGCAAGCGGCATCCGCTCGGCAGCATCTTCGCCGGCCTCACCAAGCCGTCACCCGGCGGCCTGGACACCGCGCACGGCTACATCCTCGGCATCCCGCAGCCCGTCACCGAGCGCCTGCTGACCGAGCACGCCGTCGAGGCAGGCGCCGAGATCCGCCGCGGCAGTGAACTGACCGGCCTCACCCAGGACGACGACGGCGTGACCGCCGAACTCGCCGACGGCACGCGGCTGCGCTGCCGCTACCTGGTCGGCTGCGACGGTGGCCGCAGCACCGTGCGCAAACTCCTCGGCGTCCCGTTCCCCGGCGAGCCCAGCACAGCCGACACCCTGCTCGGCGAGATGGAACTGACCGCGCCGCTGGAAACCATCGCCGCCGTGGGGGCCGAGGTCCGCAAGACGCAGTTCCGTTTCGGCGCGATGCCGCTCGGCGACGGCGTGTACCGCGTCCTCGTCCCCGCGGAAAGCGTGGCGGAGGACCGTGCCGTCCCCCCGACCCTGGAGGAGTTCAGACAGCAGCTCCGCGCGTACGGAGGCACCGACTTCGGCGCGCACTCCCCCCGCTGGCTGTCCCGCTTCGGCGACGCCACCCGCCAGGCCGAGCGCTACCGGACCGGCCGCGTGTTCCTCGCCGGCGACGCCGCGCACATCCACCCCCCGACCGGCGGCCAGGGCCTCAACCTCGGCATCCAGGACGCCTTCAACCTCGGCTGGAAACTGGCCGCCGAGATCAACGGCTGGGCCCCGGACGACCTCCTGGACACCTACCACGCGGAACGCCACCCCGTCGCCGCCGACGTCCTCGACAACACCCGAGCCCAGATGGCCCTTCTCGCCACCACCCCCGCCGCGCAGTCCCTGCGCCGCCTGCTGTCGGAACTGCTGGACTTCGACGAGGTGAACCGCCACCTGATCGAGAAGATCACCGCCATCAACATCAGCTACGACTTCGGCGAAGGCCACCCCCTCCTCGGCCGCCGCCTGCGCGACCTGGAACTGAAGCACTCCCGCCTCTACGACCTGACCCACAAGGGCCGCGGCCTCCTCCTCGACCAGACAGGCACCCTCTCGGTCGCCGGCTGGCAGGACCGCGTCGACCACGTCACCGACACCAGCGAAGAACTCGACACCCCCGCCGTCCTCCTCCGTCCCGACGGCCACGTCGCCTGGACCGGCGACGACCAGCAGGACCTCCTCACCCACCTCCCCCGCTGGTTCGGCACCCCCACCGCCTGA
- a CDS encoding WHG domain-containing protein, which translates to MAARDVSTPKETPAAVADLRRRLVEASQRVLREHGPAELTVRRVAEAAGSSTMGIYTHFGGRGGMLEAVYLDGFEQLRAALTHAAGDHRDDGTTPADLTPAEPTTASDPARRASAADPVRRPSASGPVRRTSATDPARRITALALAYRGFALRNPPLYALMFERPIPDFDPPPELRLRAIGMTFPFLVTEIENAVTHGTLRTPDPRRTGYLLWTAIHGMVSIELTHTTRGSLPGWLLGAPEAGEHLFTDGLSLLLSGLR; encoded by the coding sequence GTGGCGGCAAGAGACGTAAGCACTCCGAAAGAAACTCCCGCAGCGGTCGCCGACCTGCGCCGCCGCCTCGTCGAGGCGAGTCAGCGCGTCCTGCGCGAGCACGGTCCCGCCGAACTCACCGTGCGCCGTGTCGCCGAGGCCGCCGGTTCCTCGACCATGGGGATCTACACCCACTTCGGCGGCCGCGGCGGCATGCTGGAGGCCGTCTACCTCGACGGCTTCGAGCAACTGCGTGCCGCACTCACCCACGCCGCCGGCGACCACCGCGACGACGGGACCACACCTGCCGACCTCACGCCGGCCGAGCCGACCACCGCCTCCGACCCGGCCCGGCGCGCATCCGCCGCCGACCCCGTCCGGCGACCTTCCGCCTCCGGCCCCGTCCGGCGAACCTCCGCCACTGACCCGGCCCGCCGCATCACCGCTCTGGCCCTCGCCTACCGCGGCTTCGCCCTGCGCAATCCCCCGCTGTACGCGCTGATGTTCGAACGACCCATCCCCGACTTCGACCCACCTCCCGAACTGCGCCTGCGCGCCATCGGCATGACCTTCCCGTTCCTCGTCACCGAGATCGAGAACGCCGTCACCCACGGCACCCTGCGCACCCCCGACCCGCGCCGCACCGGCTACCTGCTGTGGACCGCCATCCACGGCATGGTCAGCATCGAGCTCACCCACACGACCCGCGGCTCCCTGCCGGGCTGGCTCCTCGGTGCTCCCGAAGCCGGTGAACACCTCTTCACCGACGGACTCTCCCTCCTGCTCTCCGGTCTGCGCTAG
- a CDS encoding pyridoxal-phosphate dependent enzyme: MQETRLDTDRILAACEVIDPVFLNTPLYRCEALEPHLGCAVSLKLETANPVRSFKARGTELITSLIADAGASAVVCASAGNLGQALAWSGRKRGIVVTVVASRSAPAVKLDRIRALGARLELVPGDFDQARERATALAEHYGFRLVEDSLDIETCEGAATIGLELADTSPSFDAVLIALGGGALATGVGHVLKALAPGVEVICVQPQGAPAMTHSWHSRQVVTTDATDTIADGVAGRNPIPAVLDDLLLVADDAVLVQEASITTAMRLLLHHAGLVVEPSAALGIAAILENPTRFAGRHVATIICGGNVDIDAYHRWVGATPGRRDRSRPCS, translated from the coding sequence GTGCAGGAGACGCGCCTCGACACCGATCGCATCCTGGCGGCGTGCGAGGTGATCGACCCCGTCTTCCTCAACACCCCGCTGTACCGCTGCGAGGCGCTGGAGCCGCACCTCGGCTGCGCGGTGAGCCTCAAACTCGAAACGGCGAACCCGGTCCGCAGCTTCAAGGCCCGCGGCACCGAGCTCATCACGAGCCTGATCGCCGACGCCGGAGCGAGTGCCGTGGTGTGCGCCAGCGCGGGAAACCTCGGCCAAGCCCTCGCCTGGTCCGGCCGCAAGCGCGGCATCGTCGTCACCGTCGTGGCGTCCCGCTCCGCACCCGCCGTCAAGCTCGACCGCATCCGCGCGCTCGGCGCCAGACTGGAACTCGTCCCCGGCGACTTCGACCAAGCCCGAGAACGCGCCACGGCCTTGGCCGAGCACTACGGCTTCCGCCTGGTGGAAGACAGCCTGGACATCGAGACCTGCGAAGGCGCGGCGACCATCGGCCTGGAACTGGCCGACACCTCGCCTTCCTTCGACGCCGTCCTGATCGCACTAGGCGGCGGCGCACTGGCCACCGGCGTGGGCCACGTGCTGAAAGCCCTCGCACCCGGCGTCGAGGTGATCTGCGTACAGCCCCAAGGCGCACCCGCGATGACCCACTCCTGGCACAGCCGCCAGGTCGTCACCACCGACGCCACCGACACCATCGCCGACGGCGTAGCCGGCCGGAACCCCATCCCCGCCGTGCTCGACGACCTCCTCCTCGTGGCCGACGACGCCGTCCTCGTCCAAGAGGCGTCGATCACCACCGCCATGCGCCTCCTCCTCCACCACGCCGGCCTGGTCGTCGAACCCTCCGCCGCACTCGGCATCGCCGCGATCCTGGAGAACCCCACCCGCTTCGCCGGCCGCCACGTCGCCACCATCATCTGCGGCGGCAACGTCGACATCGACGCCTACCATCGCTGGGTCGGCGCGACCCCCGGCCGCCGCGACCGGTCACGGCCATGCTCATGA
- a CDS encoding helix-turn-helix domain-containing protein yields the protein MSIRRSNDPSVKSLTIFGDELRERRMRAQVTQQQLADMTQFSRSLLAFIERGERTPSRNLAQRCDDALRADGELLHLWTQLTRDASPRWFRTWLEVEEEAHTLHTWQPLVIPGLLQTEDYARAVIRGEAGITTTQVEKAVNARLERQQIFAREAPPMLWAVIDEGVLHRPIGGRTIMRNQVRRLLDAIESPHIGIQVVPTTLGITTGLLGGFVIAQMPDTPDTVYIESATHGHVSTRPEDVKVIQSSYDTVRAEAQPQPHSIELIREAEKRWT from the coding sequence ATGTCCATACGGCGATCCAATGACCCATCCGTCAAGTCCCTCACCATTTTTGGTGACGAACTCCGCGAACGCCGCATGCGCGCGCAAGTGACTCAACAGCAACTGGCGGACATGACCCAGTTCAGCCGGAGCCTGCTGGCCTTCATCGAGCGCGGAGAGCGCACCCCAAGCCGCAACCTGGCCCAACGCTGCGACGACGCGTTGCGCGCCGACGGAGAGCTTCTTCACCTGTGGACCCAACTGACCCGAGACGCCAGCCCTCGTTGGTTTCGAACCTGGCTGGAAGTCGAGGAGGAGGCGCACACCCTCCACACCTGGCAGCCACTCGTCATTCCCGGCCTGCTCCAAACCGAGGACTACGCGCGGGCCGTGATCCGCGGAGAAGCGGGAATAACCACTACCCAAGTGGAGAAAGCGGTCAATGCACGGCTGGAGCGCCAGCAGATTTTCGCTCGCGAAGCTCCACCCATGCTCTGGGCCGTGATAGACGAGGGAGTGCTCCATCGGCCGATCGGCGGAAGGACCATCATGCGTAACCAGGTCCGCCGACTCCTGGATGCCATCGAATCCCCGCATATCGGTATTCAGGTTGTTCCTACCACTCTTGGCATCACGACGGGACTACTAGGGGGATTTGTCATCGCACAGATGCCGGACACTCCAGATACGGTGTACATCGAATCCGCGACTCACGGACACGTCTCAACTCGTCCAGAAGACGTCAAAGTGATCCAGAGCAGCTACGACACCGTACGGGCTGAGGCGCAGCCCCAGCCCCACTCGATCGAGTTGATCAGGGAGGCTGAGAAGCGATGGACCTGA
- a CDS encoding cytochrome P450, whose product MTDTTTVDPQEDEPSMAATTPLDATPISHPFDRDATGENRQPMFKNPRYHEIREAGTGVIDIVRANGTAAKLVTRYDDVTAVMRDQRTFSRHAALDVDDVDLEGTLLGLDGVDHAAVRDVVKAVFTPNAIAPMRHLVEERAAALLRDMTAGGDTADLVTAFALPLSLGVIADMLGLPEADRSRFREWVDPFLATSTATRETTEAAQKELAGYFVAQVMRRHSTPGPDLLSTIAAAGGSLPPDRLIKLPIALLVGGWESVAASTATFTEVLLTQPYEGHDTAYAYLTEHPGAVPGAVTELERMFSTTAADNMPRRVLREVILPSGAALHPGDVVITSHDAANHDPRVFPDPMRMDFGRTPNRHLSFGHGAHHCIGRHLGHIELTVAVGLLTAELPGLRLAVPADQVPRRSGHLIPGPAELMVTWA is encoded by the coding sequence ATGACCGACACGACGACAGTCGACCCGCAGGAGGACGAGCCGTCCATGGCCGCTACGACGCCTCTCGACGCGACCCCCATCAGTCACCCCTTCGACCGGGACGCCACCGGTGAGAACCGGCAGCCGATGTTCAAGAACCCCAGATACCACGAGATCAGGGAGGCCGGCACCGGAGTGATCGACATCGTCAGGGCGAACGGCACCGCGGCGAAGCTGGTGACGCGGTACGACGACGTCACGGCAGTCATGCGGGACCAGCGCACGTTCTCCCGGCACGCCGCACTGGACGTCGACGACGTCGATCTGGAAGGCACCTTGCTCGGCCTGGACGGAGTGGACCACGCCGCGGTCCGTGACGTCGTCAAAGCCGTTTTCACACCGAACGCCATCGCCCCGATGCGTCACCTGGTGGAGGAACGAGCGGCTGCGCTGCTGCGCGACATGACCGCCGGCGGTGACACGGCGGACCTGGTCACAGCGTTCGCGCTGCCGTTGTCGCTCGGTGTGATCGCCGACATGCTCGGCCTGCCTGAGGCCGACCGTTCCCGGTTCCGTGAATGGGTCGACCCGTTCCTCGCGACCAGCACCGCCACCAGGGAGACCACCGAGGCGGCGCAGAAGGAGCTCGCCGGGTACTTCGTGGCGCAGGTCATGCGGCGTCACAGCACCCCCGGCCCGGACCTGCTGTCGACGATCGCGGCCGCCGGCGGGTCCCTGCCGCCGGACCGTCTGATCAAACTGCCGATCGCGTTACTCGTCGGCGGCTGGGAATCGGTCGCCGCGTCCACCGCCACGTTCACCGAGGTACTGCTCACCCAGCCGTACGAAGGCCACGACACCGCGTACGCCTACCTGACCGAGCACCCCGGAGCCGTACCCGGAGCCGTCACCGAGCTGGAGCGAATGTTCTCCACGACGGCCGCCGACAACATGCCCCGCCGGGTCCTGCGCGAGGTCATCCTCCCGAGCGGTGCCGCTCTTCACCCCGGCGACGTGGTGATCACTTCCCATGACGCGGCCAACCACGACCCGAGGGTGTTCCCCGACCCGATGCGGATGGACTTCGGCCGCACCCCCAACCGCCACCTGTCGTTCGGCCACGGCGCACACCACTGCATCGGACGCCACCTCGGCCACATCGAGCTCACCGTCGCGGTCGGCCTGCTGACCGCCGAACTCCCCGGCCTGCGACTGGCCGTCCCCGCCGACCAGGTCCCCCGCAGATCCGGCCACCTCATCCCGGGCCCGGCCGAGCTCATGGTCACCTGGGCCTGA
- the murQ gene encoding N-acetylmuramic acid 6-phosphate etherase, which produces MTRPATDAVRHHATDPGRRATEQTDPGRRATEQTDPRYRAIDRLPTEEIAGLMNAADATVPAAVASQLPQISAAIDEITTRLRQGGRLLYIGAGTSGRLAVLDASECPPTFGTSPETVQGVIAGGPEALIRSVEGAEDDAEAGRTAIATHAVGPGDAVVGISAAGRAPYVVAAVTAARSRGAYTVGLSCNESTPLSAAADQPIEVITGPEIVTGSTRLKAGTAQKLVLNMISTITMIKCGRTFGNYMIEVSATNNKLADRATRIVADITGTDPQTAKEALEAADNEVKTAILMIEHTLPPQAARHHLAASGHNLTTALTTRT; this is translated from the coding sequence ATGACCCGACCCGCCACCGACGCCGTCCGCCACCACGCGACCGACCCGGGCCGCCGCGCGACCGAGCAGACCGACCCGGGCCGTCGCGCGACCGAGCAGACCGACCCGCGTTACAGAGCCATCGACCGCCTCCCCACCGAGGAGATCGCCGGCCTGATGAACGCCGCCGACGCCACCGTCCCGGCCGCCGTCGCGTCCCAGCTCCCGCAGATCTCCGCCGCCATCGACGAGATCACCACCCGCCTCCGCCAAGGCGGTCGCCTCCTGTACATCGGTGCGGGCACCTCCGGCCGCCTCGCCGTCCTCGACGCCTCCGAATGTCCCCCGACCTTCGGCACGTCCCCGGAAACCGTCCAAGGCGTCATCGCCGGCGGCCCCGAGGCACTGATCCGCTCCGTGGAAGGCGCCGAGGACGACGCGGAAGCCGGTAGGACCGCGATCGCCACTCACGCCGTCGGCCCCGGCGACGCGGTCGTCGGCATCTCCGCCGCAGGAAGGGCCCCGTACGTCGTGGCCGCCGTCACAGCGGCCCGTTCCCGAGGCGCCTACACCGTGGGCCTGTCGTGCAACGAGTCCACCCCGCTGTCCGCCGCCGCCGACCAGCCCATCGAAGTGATCACCGGCCCCGAGATCGTCACCGGCTCCACCCGCCTCAAGGCAGGCACGGCCCAGAAGCTCGTCCTCAACATGATCTCGACCATCACCATGATCAAATGCGGCCGCACCTTCGGCAACTACATGATCGAAGTCTCCGCCACCAACAACAAACTCGCCGACCGCGCCACCAGAATCGTCGCCGACATCACCGGCACCGACCCCCAGACCGCCAAGGAAGCCCTCGAAGCCGCCGACAACGAGGTCAAGACCGCCATCCTCATGATCGAGCACACCCTCCCTCCGCAAGCGGCCCGCCACCACCTGGCCGCCTCCGGCCACAACCTCACCACGGCCCTCACGACCCGCACCTGA
- a CDS encoding response regulator transcription factor, which produces MARVTADESAPIRVLIVDDDALVRAGLTLMLKGAAGLRIVGAVADGADVESAVAEHRPDVVLMDIRMNGVDGIEATRRLRARSGAPEVVVLTTFDADELVFGALRSGASGFLLKDTPPEDIVDAVRKVVAGEPILSPSVTRKLIAHLVPQEESRRRAEARQVLERLSEREREVALAVGQGKPNAVIAGELHMSVGTVKGYISRILTKAGLDNRVQLALVVHDTRPD; this is translated from the coding sequence ATGGCGCGGGTGACAGCCGACGAGAGCGCGCCGATCCGGGTCTTGATCGTGGACGACGACGCTCTCGTACGCGCCGGTTTGACGCTCATGCTCAAAGGCGCCGCCGGCCTGCGCATCGTCGGCGCGGTGGCCGACGGCGCCGACGTGGAGAGTGCCGTGGCCGAGCACCGGCCGGACGTGGTGCTCATGGACATCCGCATGAACGGCGTCGACGGCATCGAGGCGACCCGGCGGCTGCGGGCCAGATCAGGAGCCCCCGAGGTGGTGGTGCTCACCACGTTCGACGCCGACGAACTGGTGTTCGGTGCTCTGCGGTCAGGCGCGAGCGGGTTCCTGCTCAAGGACACCCCGCCGGAGGACATCGTGGACGCCGTACGGAAAGTCGTGGCCGGGGAGCCGATTCTCTCGCCGAGCGTCACCCGCAAGCTGATCGCGCACCTGGTGCCGCAGGAGGAGAGCCGGCGACGTGCCGAGGCCCGTCAGGTGCTGGAGCGGCTGAGTGAGCGTGAACGCGAGGTGGCATTGGCGGTCGGCCAGGGGAAGCCGAACGCGGTGATCGCCGGTGAGCTGCACATGAGCGTGGGGACCGTGAAGGGGTACATATCCCGCATCCTCACCAAGGCCGGCCTGGACAACCGGGTGCAGTTGGCCCTTGTGGTCCACGACACGAGACCTGACTAG